A window from Toxoplasma gondii ME49 chromosome IX, whole genome shotgun sequence encodes these proteins:
- a CDS encoding DEAD (Asp-Glu-Ala-Asp) box polypeptide 41 family protein (encoded by transcript TGME49_210360), giving the protein MAPVLRASSPSPSESGEASGAPRSSRRRQERDEELQETLRLLEEAADAEEYVPLKKRREMKAKLLQKQMQALEAHLEREEAGRASEDEEDEKKKKESSAALSRARADFRKTLLATSHKLRAEAEAQKKDIEKEMEEEEKRILEQVSKSMGAPLQGVRERAKGIVYTSRMQSSWRLPDKYAEMTLAEANEVRERFFIDVSGEDPPPPFRNFKDMRFPQPILKGLQERGISYPTQIQMQGIPAILQGRDIIGIAFTGSGKTLVFSLPMIMGALESEIRSPYLPGEGPFGLVVCPSRELASQTNDVCSFFCKKLEDGGYPALRCVCIIGGCSAVEQAKEVRQGVHCIVATPGRLTDMLNKRRLALQQCEYLCFDEADRMVDMGFEEEVRNVLDSFGHQRQTLLFSATMPRKIQEFAKSALIDPLVVNVGRAGAANLDVVQEVEYVKQENKLPYLLHCLQKTAPPVLIFCENKKDVDDIQEYLLLKGVDAAAVHGGLAQEERSEAVRAFREGRKDVLVGTDVASKGLDFPAIQHVINFDMPKEIENYVHRIGRTGRCGRTGVATTFVNKNQEETVLLDLKALLIEAGQRMPPFLEALDSRGLNLKEIGGVRGCAYCGGLGHRIAQCPKLETQKRQTQGATGKDFLTSGSRYGNTAQYGGDW; this is encoded by the exons ATGGCACCCGTGCTGCgcgcttcgtcgccgtcgccgtcTGAGAGCGGCGAGGCCTCTGGCGCGCCGCGGTCCTCGCGgaggcgacaggagagagacgaagaactgcaggagactctgcgccttctagaagaagctgcagacgccGAGGAGTATGTGCCtctgaagaaacgcagagaaatgAAGGCTAAGCTGCTGCAGAAACAAATGCAGGCTCTCGAGGCGCATCtggagcgcgaggaagctGGCCGCgccagcgaagacgaagaagacgagaagaagaagaaggaaagcagcg CTGCGCTTTCGCGCGCCCGCGCAGATTTTCGGAAGACGCTGTTGGCAACGAGCCACAAGTTGCGTGCGGAGGCTGAGGCCCAGAAGAAAGACATCGAAAAAGAGatggaggaggaagaaaagcgaatTCTGGAGCAG GTCTCAAAGTCGATGGGGGCGCCGCTGCAGGGCGTCCGAGAACGCGCGAAAGGCATTGTGTACACGAGTCGCATGCAATCGAGTTGGCGGCTGCCCGACAAATATGCGGAGATGACTTTGGCGGAGGCGAATGAAGTGCGGGAGAGGTTCTTCATAGACGTGAGCGGGGAAGATCCGCCGCCGCCCTTCCGGAATTTCAAGGACATGCGCTTTCCCCAGCCGATTTTAAAAGGCCTTCAAGAGCGAGGGATCTCCTACCCCACACAGATTCAGATGCAG GGAATTCCTGCGATTCTCCAAGGTCGAGATATCATTGGTATCGCTTTCACCGGAAGTGGAAAGAcgctcgttttttctctcccgatGATCATGGGCGCTCTCGAGTCCGAAATCCGCTCGCCGTACCTCCCTG GGGAAGGCCCATTTGGCCTCGTCGTTTGCCCCTCCCGAGAGCTCGCGAGTCAAACGAACGACGTCtgctcctttttctgcaaaAAACTCGAAGATGGTGGCTACCCGGCTCTTCGCTGCGTCTGCATTATTGGAGGCTGCAGCGCGGTGGAACAG GCCAAGGAAGTTCGCCAGGGCGTCCACTGCATCGTCGCCACACCCGGCCGACTCACTGATATGCTGAACAAAAGGCGTCTTGCTCTGCAGCAGTGCGAGTATCTGTGTTTCGACGAGGCAGACAG AATGGTGGATATGGGGTTTGAAGAAGAAGTGAGGAATGTGTTGGACAGCTTCGGTCATCAGAGACAAacgcttctcttttctgcaaCAATGCCGAGGAAAATTCAAGAATTCGCAAAGTCGGCGCTCATCGATCCTCTCGTCGTCAACGTTGGCCGTGCCG GCGCAGCGAATCTGGACGTGGTGCAGGAGGTCGAGTATGTGAAACAGGAAAACAAGCTGCCGTATCTTCTCCACTGTCTGCAAAAGACAGCGCCTCCGGTTCTGATTTTCTGCGAAAACAAAAAGGACGTAGACGACATCCAAGAGTACCTCCTCCTCAAGGGCGTCGACGCGGCAGCAGTGCATGGCGGCCTCGCCCAGGAAGAGCGCAGCGAGGCCGTCCGTGCTTTCAG GGAAGGCCGGAAGGATGTGTTGGTGGGCACCGACGTCGCGTCGAAGGGTCTCGACTTTCCGGCGATTCAGCATGTGATCAACTTCGACATGCCGAAGGAAATCGAAAACTATGTGCACCGCATTGGACGCACGGGACGCTGCGGGCGCACTGGAGTGGCGACGACCTTCGTGAACAAGAATCAGGAAGAAACAGTTCTCCTCGATCTGAAGGCCCTCCTGATCGAAGCCGGCCAGCGAATGCCACCATTCCTCGAGGCGCTGGACTCGCGGGGGCTCAACTTGAAG GAAATTGGAGGCGTTCGAGGATGCGCC